AGGATATTAAGAGATTATAAGGGCCTTAATAATAAAGACATCGGCCTGGCGAACGAGAAGGCCGTCAACCAGTTCATTGCCCATCATTCTATCATCTTTAAACCGGAAGAAAAAATGCTTTGGATCGCAGGGCCGCCCTACCAGTCAGGTGAATATTGGTGCTATGACCTGGATTCAATCTTTTATCATGATACGGGATATATCCAGAATCCTCTGCGGAACTCTGCGAAACTTATTAGCAATCATAACACAACTACAATCCCCGACGACAGCCTCCTATCTTCTAAAACTTACCAATGCCTGTTAAAATACAGATCCCTCAGCCACAAGATAGAACAGGGAGAATACCGTGAAGGCGATACCGACTCGCTGGTGCTGTATAATCCGGAGTATTTCCAAACCTACCGCATCCTCGGGAATTATTTCAACGGCCAGGGAAATGGTCAGAAAGCTACTGAATATTACAGGGAGGCATTGGAAAAAGAGGCGCCTTCGGCGGCGGATCGGAAGCTTGGGAGGTAGGGAGAAGTCGGCAGTTGACAGTTGGCAGTTGGACAGTCAGCAAATGAAAAATCGTCCATCGTCCATGCGAACATCCTCAATGAATTTCGGATTTTATTACCTTTATCCGCGTAAATCCGTAACATCCGTGTCATCCGTGTGCCATTAAAAAACCTGCAATGCTCCCACCAATCGAAACAAAACCCTCAGCCGAAATCAAAACCTTCCAGGAAGAAAAACTTAAGGAGCAACTCATCTATCTCCAGGAAAAATCCGGTTTTTACCAGGAGATGTTCCGCAAGAACCACATCGACATCTCCAAAATCCAACACCTTGAAGATCTGCAGCATATTCCGGTTACCACCAAAGATGACCTCCAGCAGCAAAATGAAGCCTTCATCTGCGTGCCACGAAATAAGATCATCGATTATATCACCACTTCCGGTACCCTTGGCGATCCGGTCACTTTTTCAATGACCGACCGCGACCTCGACCGCCTGGCTTATAACGAAAGCATCTCCTTTGCCATCGCCGATGGCAACGAAAATGACACCTACCAGCTCATGACTACCATCGACCGCAGGTTTATGGCAGGATTGGCTTATTTCCTTGGGGTAAGAAAGCTCGGTGCGGGCATCATCCGCGTTGGTAACGGGATGCCGGAGCTGCAATGGGATACCATCCGCCGTTTTAAGCCCAATGCATTCATCACCGTTCCTTCATTCATCCTGAGACTCATTGAATATGCCGAAGAGCATGGGATTGCTTACCGCTCCTCCAGCATCCGCAAAGCCATTTGTATCGGCGAGCCCCTGCGTAATCCCGACTTTTCCCTCACCACGCTCTGTAGTAAGATCAGGGAAAAGTGGGACATCCATCTATATTCGACTTACGCCTCCACGGAAATGTGCACGGCCTTCACCGAATGCCGCTATGGCGCAGGCGGGCATCATCACCCCGAACTGATCATCGTGGAATTCCTGGATGAAAATGATCAGCCCGTTAAAGAAGATGAGGCCGGGGAAGTCACCGTAACGACACTCGGCGTGGAAGGCATGCCGCTACTCCGTTTTAAAACCGGCGATGTCTGTTATCATTACCAGGAGCCCTGCCGTTGCGGCCGGACCACCAT
This DNA window, taken from Bacteroidales bacterium, encodes the following:
- a CDS encoding AMP-binding protein, whose protein sequence is MLPPIETKPSAEIKTFQEEKLKEQLIYLQEKSGFYQEMFRKNHIDISKIQHLEDLQHIPVTTKDDLQQQNEAFICVPRNKIIDYITTSGTLGDPVTFSMTDRDLDRLAYNESISFAIADGNENDTYQLMTTIDRRFMAGLAYFLGVRKLGAGIIRVGNGMPELQWDTIRRFKPNAFITVPSFILRLIEYAEEHGIAYRSSSIRKAICIGEPLRNPDFSLTTLCSKIREKWDIHLYSTYASTEMCTAFTECRYGAGGHHHPELIIVEFLDENDQPVKEDEAGEVTVTTLGVEGMPLLRFKTGDVCYHYQEPCRCGRTTMRLGPVLGRKQQMIKYKGTTLYPPVLYDILDNTESIVNYYVEVYTNAIGTDQILIHIGSHQITENLEKEIKDHFRAKLRVAPQINFEPVDQIEKTLHPEGGRKSVKFIDKRNNHK